Proteins encoded in a region of the Corynebacterium genitalium ATCC 33030 genome:
- a CDS encoding UDP-N-acetylglucosamine--N-acetylmuramyl-(pentapeptide) pyrophosphoryl-undecaprenol N-acetylglucosamine transferase — protein MNDNDAPVNIVVAGGGTAGHIEPALAVAEVLRDNHGAVVSALGTEKGLETSIVPARDFPLRLVDPVPIPRKQPLKLLGVPGKLLKSVNQTRAVLKETQAHAVLGTGGYVAASAYLAAKSLGIPFFVLETNALTGMANKLGTRLGGTGINAVPNSGMPGDVLGIPVRPGVGQDPDGVKAERGYKMWNLDPARETILVTGGSQGAQSINQALAGAVGRLTASGYQVLHAYGRKNDAPQPHEHYTAVPYIDDMEAAYAVADVVICRSGAMTVAENSAAGVPAIYIPLPHGNGEQGLNSAHLVEAGAAKRIDDADLTADALVGAVVEILGDAGAKEQMRAILQGSGAGNAAEEIARRIVAAAGRKS, from the coding sequence TGGTGGAACTGCCGGCCACATTGAGCCGGCTCTTGCTGTCGCGGAGGTGCTGCGCGACAATCACGGCGCTGTAGTCTCGGCGCTTGGTACGGAAAAGGGCCTGGAGACGTCTATTGTCCCTGCCCGTGATTTTCCCCTCCGCTTGGTGGACCCTGTTCCGATTCCGCGCAAGCAGCCCCTCAAGCTGCTCGGTGTGCCGGGCAAGCTGTTGAAATCGGTCAACCAGACCCGTGCAGTCCTGAAGGAGACTCAGGCTCACGCCGTTTTGGGCACAGGTGGCTACGTTGCCGCTTCGGCTTACCTGGCCGCGAAAAGCCTGGGCATTCCGTTCTTCGTCCTGGAGACCAACGCTCTGACAGGCATGGCGAACAAGCTGGGCACTCGTCTCGGCGGCACGGGCATTAACGCCGTGCCGAACTCAGGCATGCCAGGTGATGTCCTGGGCATTCCCGTGCGTCCTGGTGTCGGCCAAGATCCGGATGGTGTGAAAGCCGAGCGCGGATACAAGATGTGGAACCTGGATCCAGCCCGCGAGACCATCCTGGTCACCGGAGGCTCGCAAGGTGCCCAGAGCATCAACCAGGCTCTCGCTGGCGCGGTGGGCAGGCTGACAGCGTCCGGCTACCAAGTCCTTCATGCGTATGGCAGGAAGAACGACGCGCCGCAGCCGCACGAGCACTACACGGCCGTCCCGTACATCGACGACATGGAAGCAGCGTACGCAGTCGCAGACGTGGTCATTTGCCGCTCTGGTGCGATGACTGTCGCCGAGAACTCCGCAGCCGGAGTACCGGCGATATATATCCCCCTGCCACACGGAAATGGTGAGCAGGGATTGAACTCTGCCCACCTCGTCGAGGCAGGTGCAGCAAAGCGTATCGACGACGCTGATCTGACCGCCGACGCGCTTGTCGGCGCCGTCGTGGAGATTCTCGGCGATGCCGGGGCGAAAGAACAGATGCGCGCCATTCTTCAGGGGTCCGGCGCCGGTAATGCCGCCGAAGAAATTGCCCGTCGGATTGTCGCAGCT